The genomic DNA tgatgtttttagaagattgAAAACACGGTTAATTGAACTTGGATAAAGACCACCTGCTCGGTCCCATGATAAGAAACAATAGGTTAccaaataaattgataaatttgaaaAACTTGGGAGAATAAGGAAGAATCTAAAGTGTTCAGTGCATGACTTGAACATCATGAAGCTTTGACTGAAGCTGTGACGTATGTTAGGCCAACAGCGCATTACGTTCAATGAGAATATCAAAAGTCATATTTTGTTAAAGACATCTCAGcgaagtgagtacacccctcacatttttgtaaatattttattatatcttttcatgggataacactgaagatatgacactttgatccaatgtaaagtagtccgtgtacagcttgtataacagtgtaaatttgctgtcccctcaaaataactgaacacacagccattaatgtctaaactacCTGCAACAAACATGAGTACACCCgtaagtgaaaaatgtcaaaattgtgcccaaagtgtcagtgttttgtgtggccaccatttctttccagcactgccttaactctctttgGCATGGAGTTCATTAGAGCTTCACaagttgccactggaatcctcttccactcctccatgacgacatcatggAGCttgtggatgttagagaccttgcgctcctccaccttctgtTTGCTCAATAGGGTATAGGTCTGGAGActtgcttggccagtccagcacctttaccctcagtttttTTTAGCAAGGCattggtcgtcttggaggtgtgtttggggtcattatcatgttggaatactgccctgcggcccagtttatGAAGGGAGGGGATCCTGTGTACTTCAGTATGTCAGTACATGTTGGccttcatggttccctcaataaACTGCAGCTCCCCAGTggtggcagcactcatgcagcccccaaccatgacactcccaccaccatgcttgactgtaggcaagacacacttgtctttgtactcctcacctggttgccgcaacacacgcttgacaccatctgaaacAAATAAGTCGATCTTGGTCTAATCAGAcaacaggacatggttccagtaatccatgtccttagtctacttgtcttcagcaaactgtttgcgggctttcttgtgcatcatctttagaagaggcttccttctgggacgatagccatgcagaccaatttgatgcagtgtgtggcatatggtctgagcacagacaggctgaccccccagccgccccttcaacctctgcagcaatgctggcagcactcgtaTATCTGTTTTCAAGACCAGTATGAGAGCGTGTGAGActgataacaccaaatttaacacacctgagaccttgtaacactaacgagtcacatgacaccagagagggaaaatggctaattgcgcacacaatttggacatttttcacttaggggtgtactcacttttgttgccagcggtttagacattaatggctgtgtgttgagttattgtGAGGgggcagcaaatttacactgttatacaagccgtacacggactactttacattggagcaaagtgtcataTCATCAGtgctgtcccatgaaaagatataatatttGCGAAAATGTGAGGGGTCTACTCACTTTTGTGAAATACTGTGTATTTCTTAAATTGTGCATCAGTTAAGCCAAACGTgtccacaaaaagaaagaaagaaataagtaaGAATAACATCTTCACCCCTGTGCACTAAATAAGAGTGAATTTGCTCAAGCCAGTGCCCACCTAATATGTGCCTCATCTTTCTAATGGTAATCTCGTGCATTTTGACGTTAACGGTGACAAGAACTATCTGTATGAGCCATGATGACATTCAGGGGGTCTCAGggtcttctttcagcatcttgtgttctgctctcagCCTGCACTTGCTGGGGCAGCATGGCCTGGACATGTTGGCAGTGGTGTGAAATCTTCACTTGGAGATGATCTTGAACCCTTCCGTCTCACAAAGTCACATCGGGTCAATTTGGAGTCATCACTCCACGTCACCTGCATGTTTTGGGGGATGAGAGGAAGAACCAGAAACACCATTCAGAGCCCCTATGTAGAACTGTGGGCAGGATTTGACCCCAGGACACCTGAACAATAAAGCAGCTGTGCTAAACACTGTGCTCCCCTAACACAAGCGGATATATTTGTATGTTTAGATTTTAGGCCAGATTAggttctagaggatgtaaatatcATCACATACATTACAATTAAGAGAAAACCCAAATTCAGACACATTATTGGGTAGAGAGGCTCTGATCGGAGTCTTTAGAGCTGATACTGATCACCCATTCCATTAGCATCTGCTGATATCAAtgataataattttcttttttaaatatttatttttagccATATATAAacttcacatctatatatataattcacaaagtcgacgccagaaggggaagacacccatgaaagcacgcacaccaaaacaagacacccatgaaagcatgcaggaaagggcgtggattcactaagccgccgacaagtaggaaggagctacgcccaccaactcggacgcgacgcctcagaaaaaacggcgtcatttatgtacGTCTGTGCAACAGTGCACATGGACCATTGACTTTTTTCATTactcaacctcagtggaaccttggttcacacagaggcagcgccagagagagacagaggcacacacaggcagcgcgacagagagagccgcgcaatcctttaaaactgaggttaaaacacaatgaaggaagcagtctttaaaaaccaataagccctgtgcctctttttcattagcgtctcacctgcttcgccgccctgcaacagtcgagacacgctctctgcagctgaccttctctgtgcctgactccaatactgtcagtcgcctgattaaaaatggtgaactcctgcaatgttactgtcttggttggcttttaaataaagttcggatttgttcaaatgtttcttaaaactcattttaaaaaaaaaaaaaaaaaaaagtgtttatacaactgctgcaatgttacagagagagagggctcgcctgcttctgagagacagaggggaggagctggggaggctcacgtgctgctgagagagagagatcactattacactgtgcattctatgttgtaataattaactatatttgtgcttaaaaatctttaaaaaaaatatatttacatacagttcgtacggtctggaatggattaattgtatttacatacaatcctatggggggaaattgcttcggttcacgaccaaatcggtttactaccagaggtttggaacgaattatggtcgtgaaccgaggttccactgtatattgagtctagaaaacatgatcagcaagtctttgataggctgcaacaaaatgaagaaagaacgggcacatttttttctcacaagctgggtgggtgggtgttagttagttactcgaaggatttcaagatttaatatgcacaagcggtaacactgcaaaagcagcccataCCAGAAAAggcggctggcaaaaagtggctgacaaattaaacgcgtgtgcattgtacttactaaaagcggcgttacggattttgcaaatgttcattttttccctctgtttaaaaaacattaaaaaagcggcgtgattatgcagcgcatactacgccgcgggttggtatgcagcgtgtaaaacagtttgtttgtcacggataatttgccttttacattaacacgaagacaatttcctgttagatttgcctttgcgataacaattgataaggcacagggccaaactttcaaaaagatgtacatgtatctgccaaaaccagttttctgtcacggacagttgtatgttgctctctccagagttccatcttttcattcacttactggtatgcctgcaggaacacgtgcagtgagcgacacacacgcacacgcacgcatacatacatacatacatacgagagagagagagcgctggacacaagaataataatacttcattacattgatatattggtgttttcagtattcaaagcgctatccacacagggagaaaccgggaagcaaacccaaaatcttccacagtctccttactgcaaaacagcaacactaccattgcgctacaaggcagttaaagaatgcaccggcctcgattttgttttcacttctgtttacagcgatcggatcgtagcgtgcattgttgcaatgttacttttcttggtggcttattacattatggatgtttcacatgttcatttttttccctgtgcttaaaagacattaaaaaagtgtttctcaactgtgactctggaacaactaagtacgcaagctatattaagcgtcaacaacgaagactcgctacaccttaatgaacaagtgctgacacttatccctaccgacgaagtaactttcaccagcgtggcctccatcgtcacagacgatcccgctttcagtcacggacaattgtatgttgctctctccagaggtccatcttttcattcactcactgtggtatccacaaacccaccccatttggacaactgtgtcgttcagcaagtgttcacctatcaatacataattatgcggcgtatgttacgccgcgggttggctagttccaTAATAAAGCGCTACTGCATACAGCATACACAAAGaacatttacccataatgcacaCATAATGGAACAAAAACAAGCTCAACAAAACCAAAGGCATGTCTTAATCATACTCCACAtttctaaacaaataaaatgttcagttagATATTTGTAGCCATCGACTACGACAAGAAGAAAACGAGACAGTCTTGGTGAACGCTTCAGGTTCTTATCTAAGAATATAAGTATCTCTGCATGTTCTGAGGACAGTCTGGTCCTCCTGTCATCCACGATGTGTGCTGCCATACTGAACAGACCCTCGCTGTCCCCACTCGTACAAGGAGGGCACAGGGAGGACGATGACTTTTATTGGTCCTCCAGATAGCCAGTGGCCCAGCATCTCTTGTGGTATGAGGTTCACAGAGATAAAGATTCACCTCTGATGCTGCTGACTCAAatcttgtttttatctttattgacaATTTCTTCATGCATTCTGCAGTTCTGTTGGTGGGGAGTTTCTTTGGATCTCTCGGCTGTCGTCTGTCACTCCGAGTGCGTCTGTGTGGTCGAGACACCGGCACTAAGCAGTTTATGTGTTTGAGATTTGCAATCTGTGAAATACGTGTccttgtaccattgtttaatttgggggaaaaattcattattatagatagatactttattaatcccaaggggaaattcacataatccagcaacagcataccgatacaaaaaaacaatattaaattaaagagtgataacaatgcagctataacagacaataactttgtataatgttaacgttatactgaggtctgtctttaagatagtccacgatccatgccaccaggtaggaatctactcccatctctgtcagcttgtccctaaggagcagaggttggattgtgttgaaggcgctagagaagtccagaaacacaattcttactgcaccactgcctctgtccaagtaggagagtgatcagtgtagcatatagatgatggcatcctccgctcccaccttcgcataccaggagaactgcagagggtcgagggcgttgCGGACCTGTGGCctgaggtggtgaagcagcagcagcctctccatggtcttcatcacatgtgacgtcagagcgacaggccggaagtcattcagctgactaggatgtgatacctttgggactggggtgatacaagatgttttccaaagcctcgggactctcccctgttccaggctcaggttgaagatgcactgtagaggaattcccagctccagcgcacaggcatTCAGCAGTCATGGCGGTACTCCAtgtggacccgctgctttgctggcatgaagtctcctcggctctctgcttacctgggctgctgtaattgtgggtgggggtgAACTCTatcctatgctggcatcagcagaaggatgggtgtatggtgcagtactctgaggtgagagtgggttagggtggtcaaacctgttaaagaagttgttcgtCAGGTTTGCTCTcgtcacgtctctctcaatggtggcatcccgcttcgagctgcagccagtgatgatcttcatcccatcccacacttcctttatgctgttattctgcaacttctgctccagctttctcctgtactgctccttcgccaccctgagctggacttggagttccttctgcatgcgcttgagctcatgctgatcactgcctttaaaagcccttttcttctggttcaaaaggcccttgatgtcacttgtaatccatggcttgttgttagcatagcagcgtactgttcttactggaactacaatgtccatacagaagttgatgtagtcagtagtgcagtcaacatcctcctcaatgttctcactgtatgatccctgcaggatatcccagtccatagttccaaagcagtctctcagagcctgctctgccttaggggaccacttcctgaatgagcgtgtagttGTAGGTAGGAACCTCACTCTTTGTTTGTAGTgagactgaagcagaaccaggttatgatctgctttcccaagcgcaggcggtggggtggcgctgtatgcgtctttaacgtttgcatacagtaggtcaatagtcttatttcccctggtgttacaatccacatactgggagaaggcaggtaatgtttcgtccagcgtcacatggttaatgtctccagcgattagcacaaccgccttggggtgctgcgtttgtagtttagcagcTGTGGAATGGATgacgtcacccgctatctccacgtccacctgaggagggatgtaaacagtaacaacaatgatgtgtccaaactctctgggcaagtaatagggatgcaaacttacggccaacagttcgatgtccctgcagcaagtggagattttaacgtttacatgtccagagttgcaccatcttgtatttacgtagagagcgagtcctcctcctttgtgcttcccgcaggtagagcggacagagacgcaagtaactgtgctaaacccgggtaactccacgttagcatctgggatgttagttgttagccacgtttcactaaaacacaactgtattatcgtggtatttccctctatttaccctttacctgttttccctcaagggtaagtgttctagtcaagtttgttatcgggttggtctacatttgcactttaagatgaacacacacacacacacacagctatacgcacacacacacaccctaaccacaacagtgccccatgaatgacacacacacactgattaacccttagcactttaaaccacacaagtgctttaggaataacacagtcTGTCACTCAGcatttcaagagacttacttattcagcaggaacaacatacgatgttttagtgatatctcagacctaaatattacttttggtctaaagaatacatttaaacatacaaagactcagcactcttgactataggccatttatcagccaagaataccttcttcacgTACTGTTCCAGCTATTGAGTGGCGCTCATCACTCTctgccttaataaacctcacagcacagaaataatggaaaaaatcCGGCTGTCACCAGGTGGTCAAAGAAATCGAACTTATtgcttcaatcactctagacattaagacaaagcatagaaagttaaaagcagcatggtatttattacaaaaataataataccactggaacaaataataatagaaaataggtactgataggaaagtctgaatatatatagtctttaggaaaagcatATGAAAAAAGGTAGAGATGACGAGGgtgaatgtcccagggcggcgtttgatttagcagtcagtgttcatgatgcttttctgatgactagtgccgtcttcgtctgttcctcttctgcTCTTTTTCTCCCCTACtttcctcttctcttctttcaaaccaaggcatatttattataaaatgtcatgccttggtttcacaacacatgcacctgattggctggctgtcaatgtgattgatgaattttgctgcaactctttcccagataataaagttctttgttactgcctcagtcttcctttcccaggttataaagtaattgagccaccagcatgtcttcctttcaatgctgaaacagctgttttaaaagtgaggtgtaaggtcTTCCCTTACCTGCTTTGAATTGTCGTAAATATaattcatctgttgttttgtcttgagcaaaatagaatggaaaccaaaatgtacagattttatacaccataacacactgcattctctgtaggtcctgacatttttcaccagcacagccagttcgtcgatcttatttggtagtgagttcacatttcccaggatcacagaaagcaCGGAAGGTTTGGCTTGGCTTTTAACTTGGCTCCGGCcctgctgccacgatacggccttgttccctatttacctgacgaagTAAGCACACcggcgcgggcatttgttctcagcgcttgaagttgacaacttgaatagacgagtctcggtgtgtaaaaatccatctccaagtagtaaaaagtgtccagggaacgagtccacataaaagaaagtggtaggagataacagtgaaataaagaaaaatagagaaaaaaggtagaaagatagtCATACACAGAGCTACTGGAAAGGCTACCACTCGCTGCGGTGCCTGAgtcatgtataataataatatcgGTTACAGAATTCCTAACTGTGTAGTGACTATTCTTACGCATTGCTTATTATGTGTAATtagaattacagtggaacctcggtttgcgagcataatttatTTCCGGAAGcgtgcttgcagtccaaagcactcgtatatcaaagtgaatttccccataagaaataatggaaactcagatgattcgttccacaacccaaaactattcatataaaaatgattgattaatacaaaatataaagtaataatacataaaacaaattaacctgcactttacctttgaaaagaatcatcgCTGGTGTGagcgagtttctaaactcttgtggaatTACACCCAATGGGACGaaacgcggaagagcgtcccaaagcaatcgcagtctcccagggCTGTAGCAGTCcgccgtaaaagcaaatctgaaaagatcgcggacatgctataaccGCCTGGTGtagatgggtgatacaaggaacattataaatgtgcagggaaCAGTACTGCTTGgctacgaccctgcctgactCCTGTGTCTGTgaataggagagcggcagatcccgctacaataaacaaccgcactgttgctgtttcaagctgaataaagctggtcgtgcaagatggggacttgcacatcacagcacacacacagtcacaatgctgtagtaaacagtatacgctcgtaaggatgttgactatatgagtgaggcacgccgactcagacagagaataggagacgattgcccacaatcccgcagtgagagagagaagaatcatcagctcagttgtgattacatgatgttcagcagacaaagcgtatacatactactcgtattgcaaaacgtcgctcgtttatcaagtcaaaatttattaattttagctcgtcttgcaaaacactcgtaaaccaagttactctcaAACGAGGTTCCACTCTATTTTGTTTATGTCTTAAAACTAGGCTCGTACCATTCTACCCAACAAGCCAATAAGAGGGCTGATTACAATTTCTTACTAATCGACGTCCACTTGATaatgatttatatttatgtaccaGCGCGGTAAACACTCTGCATCCCTTTCCTCCCATCTCCCTACACATTCAGTGAAAGGCTAATCAAAGGGATTTTAGTCAGAAtgcttggttaattaattatacaaataaatcaatcaacAAACATTCACTGGCAGATGGAATCGTAGATCTAAATGATCTTGGAGGTGTCATCTTCCAGAACTGAAAGTGGCTGATTGTCCAGGCTTACAAATTCCACTGTTTTTGCTGTCACAGTAAGTCTTTGGCACTCTTGCTGTCAGTATTATAAGGTTGAGTTTTCTAAGTGCTTCCGTTATTGGAGGCCGAGTGAGAGTAGGTGACTGAGCTAGACTAAGCTTGATGGTCGCCTCAGCCTTTAAACCGCTCGTTCTTCACACCAGTCCCTTTTGTGTTGACTTCTCAGATGCTGAATAAGGTTTGTATTGTTGAAAGTGTTAGCAGAGAATCCTCCATGACTGATTTCTTTTTGCACATATATTACAAACCGCAAATTTATCTCTTGTTGGAAGGCAATAAAACTTTTTGACTGGCTAGGACGTGTTTCTCTATTTTGGTAATGTTGGAACTTTGTCTTGAATGCTTTTTATCATTCAAGATCAGATGTTAAGATCAGCTAATTTGCTGATCTCGGTCATGtcatttggagtgaaattggattTGTGATCGATTGATCAGATCAGGCCTGTCTTTCACATATGAGAGAAAGGTGGAGAAATTGAACAGACAGCAGCAGAACATGTAAAGACCACACACGGAGTGGCCAGACCATAAATGGCACCTCAGTGTGAGGTAGGAACTCCAACCAGTGTGCCACGTTTACTTTACttgtactgtttcatttattttaaaggcaGGTAGTGGTTAGGAATTTCAACATCAATCCCTGAAGTTGCAGGTTCAAATTCAGctattgacaccatgtgaccttgagcaagtcacgtgacctgtctgtgctccagttggaagaacaagagaaatgtaaccaattgtttctcaaatgttgtaagtcgccttggataaaggtgtcaggggggataaacaaattaaaatgtttgtgttatttcagaTTTACAGAAGAATGGCAGCTTCTCTCCACCTTCATTTGGTCAGCCCTCTCTTCAATACAAAGAGAAAGCTATGAAGAAATCAGCAAGAGTATCTAAGAACTTGACAGCAGCCTTTTTGCAGTGCAGTTCTCTCCCTGCTACTGGAGTAACACAGACAGAAGCGATCAAAACTGATCGACagcaagtggagaaagaaatccaagttcacactggaaaaaaatgttgtttggaatgtggcaaacaattcacacagAAAAGTTATCTTAATAAGCATATGAAGATTCACACAGGAGACAAACcttattgctgttcagaatgtggtaagtccttCTCAAGGAGAGCCCACCTTAagaggcacagaagaatccacacaggagaaaagcctcatcgttgtccagaatgtggtatgTTGTTCTCATGCAGAAGCAatcttcagaaccacagaagacgccacacaggagaaaaacctcattgttgtccagaatgtggtaagtcgttcttaAGGAGAAGCTGTCTTCAGAGACACAGAATaatacacactggagaaaaacctcattgttgtccagaatgtggtactTTGTTCTCAAGCAGAAGTAatcttcagaaccacagaagacgccacacaggagaaaaacctcattgttgtccagaatgtggtaagttgtTCTTAAGGAGAAGCTGTCTTCGGAGACACAgaaaaattcacacaggagaaaaaactcactcttgtccagaatgtggtaagttgtTCTTAAGGAGAAGCTGTCTTCAGAGACATGGAAGaatacacactggagaaaaaccttctTGATGTCCAGAATGTGACAAACAATTTTCTGACAAACGCAATTTTCAAAGGCACACAAAAATTGATACTGGAgtgaagccatattgctgttctcaaTGTGGAGAAAGGTTTTAAACATTGTGCGTTTACTTGAAAAGAGCTAAACTCCCACTTAAGCGAAAATGCAGTATGTATGTTCTAAATGTGGCAAATGTTATACAAACCAGAATGCCAAAATCCATACTGAAGAAAAGtctcattgctgttctgaatgtgagaaATGATTCTTATATTTAAGCACACTTCAGTGCCACATCAGAACTCATACTGGAGATAAACCTTATTGTTGTCTGAATGTGATAAGCAGTTCTCACAACAAAGCACCATAAAAAGTCACATCAGATGTCACACCGGAGAGAAACTTCGCcattgtttggaatgtggcaaacaattctcacacCTCAGTTCTCTTTATAATCATAGGAGACGTCATACTGGACAGAAGCCTTGCAGTTGTACTGAATGTGGAATGTGATTCTCATATAACAGTTCTCTTCACaatcataaaataattcattctgGTAAGAAACAAAGCTGTTCTGACTCTGGCAAGCTTTTCTCAGAGAGCAGGACTCCTAAAGATCACATGAGAATTCACTctggagagaaaccttattgctgtcagagtgtggcaaacg from Erpetoichthys calabaricus chromosome 5, fErpCal1.3, whole genome shotgun sequence includes the following:
- the LOC127527839 gene encoding zinc finger protein 665-like, whose amino-acid sequence is MASAKEDGVDERTVDIKEEDCERLTPEDMCVKLEDQEERISVFKEEEECKGVTAAIKAEDLNDFSVGLELQKHETEDIFKQDACEESPSSLQPWSANTGRLATQEKSESEEKITEGNGREEEESPGNVGINLQKNGSFSPPSFGQPSLQYKEKAMKKSARVSKNLTAAFLQCSSLPATGVTQTEAIKTDRQQVEKEIQVHTGKKCCLECGKQFTQKSYLNKHMKIHTGDKPYCCSECGKSFSRRAHLKRHRRIHTGEKPHRCPECGMLFSCRSNLQNHRRRHTGEKPHCCPECGKSFLRRSCLQRHRIIHTGEKPHCCPECGTLFSSRSNLQNHRRRHTGEKPHCCPECGKLFLRRSCLRRHRKIHTGEKTHSCPECGKLFLRRSCLQRHGRIHTGEKPS